From the genome of Streptococcus lutetiensis, one region includes:
- the hisD gene encoding histidinol dehydrogenase, translated as MKVLTGTTEEISKILYQEQLELSKENLDVDDAVRQILEDVKKNGDKALKVYSEKFDKIALDNFEVSQDLINQAFEEINPEVLVALKNAKANIESYHKQQLESGFEDQPTDGVIRGQLIRSIERAGVYVPGGTAAYPSSVLMNVIPAKIAGVKEIIMITPPQKYFEPAILVAASLAGVNKIFQVGGAQGVAALAYGTETIPRVDKITGPGNIFVATAKKMVYGLVGIDMIAGPSEIGVIADSSANPKYVAADLLSQAEHDVRARAILVTDSAELAEAVEVEIEEQLKRLPRENIARPSVENNGYIIIADSVDAMFDLMNQVAPEHLELAMDNAYDYLDKVQNAGSVFLGHFTSEPIGDYYAGANHVLPTTSTSRFSSALGVHDFVKRIQYMQYSKAAVNAASHDITTLAYAEGLQAHAKAIEVRHD; from the coding sequence ATGAAAGTTTTAACAGGAACGACAGAAGAAATTTCAAAAATTCTCTATCAAGAACAACTCGAATTGAGTAAAGAAAACCTTGACGTCGACGATGCAGTCCGTCAAATTTTGGAAGATGTCAAGAAAAATGGAGATAAAGCTTTAAAAGTTTATTCTGAGAAATTCGACAAGATTGCTTTGGATAACTTTGAAGTAAGTCAAGATTTGATTAACCAAGCTTTTGAGGAGATTAATCCAGAAGTCTTGGTAGCTCTCAAAAACGCGAAAGCAAACATTGAAAGTTATCACAAACAACAATTGGAATCAGGTTTTGAAGACCAACCGACTGATGGTGTTATTCGTGGTCAATTGATTCGTTCAATTGAACGAGCTGGTGTTTATGTGCCAGGTGGGACAGCAGCTTACCCATCGTCAGTTTTGATGAATGTGATTCCTGCAAAGATTGCTGGTGTTAAGGAAATTATCATGATTACCCCACCGCAAAAATATTTTGAACCTGCTATTTTGGTGGCTGCATCACTTGCTGGTGTCAATAAGATTTTTCAAGTTGGTGGTGCTCAAGGGGTAGCGGCTCTTGCTTATGGGACAGAAACGATTCCTCGTGTTGATAAAATTACAGGACCTGGAAATATTTTTGTTGCGACAGCCAAGAAAATGGTTTACGGTCTTGTTGGAATTGACATGATTGCAGGACCATCAGAAATTGGAGTGATTGCCGATAGCTCAGCAAATCCTAAATACGTTGCTGCAGATTTGCTTTCTCAAGCTGAACACGATGTGCGTGCTCGCGCGATTTTGGTAACTGATTCGGCTGAATTGGCTGAAGCTGTTGAGGTAGAGATTGAAGAGCAACTTAAACGTTTGCCACGTGAAAACATTGCACGCCCATCAGTTGAAAATAACGGTTACATTATCATTGCAGATTCGGTTGATGCTATGTTTGATTTGATGAACCAAGTGGCACCAGAACACTTGGAATTGGCTATGGATAATGCTTATGATTATCTTGATAAAGTACAAAATGCAGGTTCAGTTTTCTTGGGTCATTTCACCAGTGAACCGATTGGTGATTACTATGCTGGAGCAAACCACGTCTTGCCAACAACAAGTACCAGTCGTTTTTCATCAGCTCTTGGAGTGCATGATTTTGTGAAACGAATTCAGTACATGCAATACTCAAAAGCAGCTGTCAATGCGGCTAGTCACGATATTACAACACTTGCTTATGCCGAAGGTTTGCAGGCTCATGCTAAAGCAATCGAGGTGCGCCATGACTAA
- the ezrA gene encoding septation ring formation regulator EzrA, with product MSSGIILLLVAIVVLVIIAYLVGVIVRKRNDSLIASLEERKQSLFGLPVNEEVEAVKNLHLIGQSQTTFREWNQKWVDLSLNSFSDIENHIFEAEDLNDSFKFISAKHEIDNVESQLNLVEEDINAIREALAVLKEQEEKNSARVKHALDLYETLQASISEKEDNFGSTMPEIEKQLKNIEAEFSQFVTLNSTGDPVEASEVLDRAEEHTIALGQISEQIPAIVAKLEDDFPDQLDDLEQGYRRLLEQNYHFAEKDIEARFQEVRDAIRANSSELVTLNLDRARDENEHIQEKIDSLYELFEREIAAHKAALKDSKIIPDYLAHAKANNEKLEHEIKRLSHKYILNDNENLSLRSFTKNLEEIEQETLPIVEVFDNQDKPFSELQLIFDRTLKTLDAIEEGQMQVFEHVKNIEQIESVARQSLDQYINRLHSIKRYMEKRNLPGIPQDFLSAFFTTSKQLEVLIDELSRGRIDIEAVSRLTDVATAAIANLEEATYQVVQNATLTEQLLQYSNRYRSFEPSVQSSFEHALHLFEVDNNYQASFDEISYALETVEPGVTDRFVSSYEKTREQIRF from the coding sequence ATGTCGAGCGGAATTATTTTACTGCTTGTAGCAATAGTTGTTTTAGTCATTATTGCTTATCTAGTTGGCGTTATCGTACGCAAACGAAATGATTCATTGATTGCAAGTTTGGAAGAAAGAAAGCAATCGTTATTTGGATTACCAGTCAATGAAGAAGTCGAAGCTGTTAAAAATCTTCATCTTATCGGACAAAGTCAAACAACATTTCGTGAATGGAACCAAAAATGGGTTGATCTTTCATTAAATTCTTTCTCAGATATTGAAAATCATATTTTTGAAGCTGAAGATCTTAACGATAGCTTCAAGTTTATCAGTGCGAAACATGAAATTGACAATGTTGAAAGCCAATTGAACTTAGTTGAAGAAGATATCAATGCGATTCGTGAAGCACTTGCTGTTTTGAAAGAACAAGAAGAAAAGAACAGTGCACGTGTGAAGCATGCTTTGGACTTATATGAAACTCTTCAAGCTTCTATTTCAGAAAAAGAAGACAATTTTGGTTCAACAATGCCCGAGATTGAAAAACAATTGAAAAACATCGAGGCTGAGTTCTCACAATTTGTAACACTTAACTCAACAGGTGACCCAGTTGAAGCCTCTGAAGTACTTGATCGTGCTGAAGAACATACTATTGCACTTGGTCAAATTTCAGAACAAATTCCAGCAATCGTTGCTAAATTGGAAGATGATTTTCCAGATCAATTGGATGATTTGGAACAAGGTTACCGTCGTCTGCTTGAACAAAATTACCACTTCGCTGAAAAAGACATTGAAGCTCGTTTCCAAGAAGTGCGTGATGCAATCCGTGCTAATTCATCAGAACTTGTGACTTTGAATCTTGATCGTGCTCGTGATGAAAATGAACACATCCAAGAAAAAATCGATTCATTATATGAATTGTTTGAACGTGAAATTGCTGCTCACAAAGCTGCGCTTAAAGACAGTAAAATCATTCCAGACTATTTGGCACACGCTAAAGCCAATAACGAAAAATTGGAACACGAAATCAAACGCTTATCTCACAAGTATATCTTGAATGATAACGAAAACTTAAGTCTTCGTTCATTCACTAAAAATTTGGAAGAAATCGAACAAGAAACATTGCCAATCGTTGAAGTTTTCGATAATCAAGATAAACCATTCTCTGAACTTCAATTGATTTTTGATCGCACATTGAAAACTCTTGATGCGATTGAAGAAGGTCAAATGCAAGTCTTCGAACATGTCAAAAACATTGAACAAATCGAAAGCGTTGCTCGTCAAAGCTTAGATCAATACATTAATCGTTTGCACTCAATCAAACGTTACATGGAAAAACGTAACTTACCAGGAATTCCTCAAGATTTCTTGAGCGCATTCTTCACAACAAGCAAACAATTGGAAGTTTTGATTGATGAGCTTAGCCGCGGTCGCATTGATATTGAAGCAGTTTCTCGTTTAACTGATGTTGCAACTGCAGCAATTGCTAATCTTGAAGAAGCAACTTACCAAGTTGTTCAAAATGCAACATTGACTGAACAGTTGTTACAATACTCTAACCGTTACCGTAGCTTCGAGCCAAGTGTTCAAAGCAGTTTCGAACATGCTTTGCATCTCTTTGAAGTAGATAACAATTATCAAGCGTCATTTGACGAAATCTCATATGCACTTGAAACAGTTGAACCAGGTGTAACTGATCGTTTCGTATCATCATATGAAAAAACACGTGAACAAATTCGTTTCTAA
- a CDS encoding ATP phosphoribosyltransferase regulatory subunit, whose translation MKKTTLPVGMHDKLFKRARVTYKIERDISDFLMSQGFNRIETPTLEHFEVFSDTLNKNNYNFFDKSGELLTLRPDITSQIGRVIVSTQVETPIKFLYSGKVFKYNEEMRGLMNEHTQAGIEIVGYPAKEAVYEAIASAKASLDKADIPSYQFEFSHAGILQTIFDDLNLPAAAEKELDVALKDKNITQLNELTKKYPSEFDDFLKNLPYLFGESHQVLSKARKLVKNESVLAALTDLEDLLAQVSDILPESHIDLAQIPSMPYYTGVMFKVFGDKVPDAFASGGRYDKLFERFGAKKLTAVGWAVDIDAIYQAVHDSLEGGA comes from the coding sequence ATGAAAAAAACGACTTTACCAGTAGGGATGCACGATAAATTATTCAAACGCGCACGTGTAACCTACAAAATTGAACGAGATATCAGTGATTTCTTGATGAGTCAAGGCTTTAATCGTATTGAAACACCGACCTTGGAACATTTTGAAGTCTTTAGCGATACGCTTAATAAAAATAATTATAATTTTTTTGATAAAAGTGGCGAACTGTTGACCCTTCGTCCGGATATTACTAGTCAGATTGGACGTGTGATTGTTTCAACCCAAGTTGAAACGCCGATTAAATTTTTATATTCAGGCAAGGTCTTCAAATACAATGAAGAAATGCGTGGCTTGATGAACGAGCACACACAAGCAGGGATTGAAATCGTTGGTTATCCAGCTAAAGAGGCGGTTTATGAAGCCATCGCTTCAGCAAAAGCATCGCTTGATAAGGCAGATATCCCATCTTACCAATTTGAGTTTTCACATGCTGGTATTTTACAAACGATTTTTGATGATTTGAACTTACCAGCTGCAGCAGAAAAAGAATTGGATGTGGCACTAAAAGACAAAAATATCACGCAATTAAATGAGTTAACGAAGAAATATCCAAGTGAATTTGACGATTTCTTGAAAAATTTGCCTTATCTTTTTGGTGAAAGTCATCAAGTGCTTAGCAAAGCTCGTAAGCTTGTTAAAAATGAGTCTGTCTTAGCTGCTTTGACTGATTTGGAAGATTTGTTGGCACAGGTCTCTGATATTTTACCTGAGAGTCATATTGATTTAGCTCAAATTCCATCTATGCCATACTACACTGGTGTCATGTTTAAAGTCTTTGGGGACAAAGTTCCAGATGCTTTTGCTTCAGGTGGACGCTATGACAAGTTATTTGAACGTTTTGGCGCTAAAAAATTAACAGCAGTTGGTTGGGCAGTAGATATTGATGCCATTTACCAAGCAGTACACGATAGTTTAGAAGGAGGTGCCTAA
- a CDS encoding HAD-IA family hydrolase, producing the protein MNYHDYIWDLGGTLLDNYEMSTQAFVKTLANFGCQASHDDVYEKLKESTDAAVKKFIPNQPQFLKAYKALEADYLKTPVLFTGASEVLQAIVASGGRNFLVSHRNKQVLDILEKTKVLPYFTEVVTSESGFARKPNPESMLYLKEKYKIENALVIGDREIDKEAGQAAGFDTLLVDGKKSLLEIVK; encoded by the coding sequence ATGAATTACCATGATTATATCTGGGATTTGGGTGGCACTTTACTCGATAATTATGAAATGTCCACTCAGGCTTTTGTGAAAACTTTAGCTAATTTTGGTTGTCAAGCATCGCATGATGACGTTTATGAAAAGCTAAAAGAATCAACAGATGCTGCTGTTAAAAAATTTATCCCAAACCAACCACAATTTTTGAAAGCATATAAAGCATTAGAAGCCGATTATTTGAAAACACCGGTTCTTTTTACAGGCGCCAGCGAGGTTTTACAGGCAATTGTGGCTAGCGGTGGGAGAAATTTCTTGGTTTCTCATCGAAATAAACAAGTCCTTGATATTTTAGAAAAAACAAAGGTACTTCCCTATTTCACAGAAGTCGTGACATCAGAAAGCGGCTTTGCTCGTAAGCCAAATCCAGAATCAATGTTATACCTCAAAGAAAAGTATAAGATTGAAAATGCTTTGGTTATTGGAGATCGTGAAATTGATAAAGAAGCTGGTCAAGCTGCTGGCTTTGATACCTTGTTAGTTGATGGGAAAAAATCCTTATTGGAGATAGTGAAGTAA
- the hisC gene encoding histidinol-phosphate transaminase, translating into MTTIKGLREIEPYVAGSQPSGENLIKLNTNENAYGPSPKVAEVFSQFDVHQLRKYSTLDQKSLRIALAKQHGLEPDQIIVGNGSDDILSMAFLAFFNSDDPVLFPDLTYGFYKVWADLYHVNYHEIPLNEQFEIDSSDYIADNGGIIITNPNAPTGIYKSLDGLEKIIRANQDVVVIIDEAYINFGGQSALPLLKKYENVFITRTFSKDACLAGLRVGYGLGSPKLMAVINAVKNSVNPYNVDLIAEKLALAAVESWDYYEDTCQKIMATRDWFAKELRFLDFKVLESKTNFVLVECPDNGAALLFDYLQAKNIYVRYFPKVERIKNYLRISIGRQDEMEEVLKAIKEFLAVGLK; encoded by the coding sequence ATGACAACTATTAAAGGATTGAGAGAAATTGAACCTTACGTTGCCGGAAGCCAACCAAGCGGTGAAAATTTAATTAAACTAAATACAAATGAAAATGCTTATGGACCAAGTCCAAAAGTAGCAGAAGTTTTTTCACAGTTTGATGTCCATCAATTGCGAAAATATTCGACCTTGGATCAAAAATCACTACGCATTGCGCTTGCTAAGCAACACGGTCTTGAACCTGATCAGATTATCGTTGGTAATGGTTCAGATGATATTTTATCCATGGCATTTCTAGCATTTTTTAATAGTGATGATCCGGTTTTGTTTCCTGATTTAACTTATGGATTTTACAAGGTTTGGGCGGATTTGTATCATGTCAATTACCATGAAATTCCATTGAATGAGCAGTTTGAGATTGACTCTAGTGATTACATTGCTGACAATGGAGGAATTATCATCACCAATCCTAATGCGCCAACTGGCATTTATAAATCGCTTGATGGGCTTGAAAAGATTATTCGTGCTAATCAAGACGTGGTCGTCATTATTGATGAAGCTTATATTAACTTTGGTGGTCAAAGTGCTCTGCCATTGCTTAAAAAATATGAGAATGTCTTTATCACACGGACATTTTCAAAAGATGCTTGCCTTGCTGGTTTGCGAGTTGGTTATGGTTTGGGAAGTCCAAAATTAATGGCGGTGATTAATGCGGTTAAGAATTCCGTTAATCCATATAATGTTGATTTGATTGCTGAAAAATTAGCGCTTGCAGCTGTTGAATCTTGGGATTATTATGAAGACACTTGCCAAAAAATCATGGCAACCAGAGATTGGTTTGCAAAAGAGTTGAGATTTTTAGACTTTAAGGTTTTAGAATCAAAGACAAATTTTGTCTTAGTAGAATGTCCAGATAACGGCGCAGCCTTACTGTTTGACTACTTACAAGCTAAAAATATTTATGTGCGTTATTTCCCAAAAGTTGAACGCATTAAAAATTACTTGCGCATTTCTATCGGGCGTCAAGATGAAATGGAAGAAGTGCTTAAGGCGATTAAAGAATTCTTGGCTGTAGGTTTGAAATGA
- the hisB gene encoding imidazoleglycerol-phosphate dehydratase HisB — translation MRQAEIERNTFETKIKLSLNLDAQEPVSIDTGVGFFDHMLTLFARHSRMSLVVKADGDLHVDSHHTVEDVGIVLGQALKEALGDKSGINRYGTSFVPMDETLGMASLDLSGRSYLVFDCEFDNPKLGNFDTELVEEFFQAFAFNVQMNLHLKILHGKNNHHKSESLFKATGRALREAIAINPEIHGVNSTKGLL, via the coding sequence ATGAGACAAGCAGAGATTGAACGTAATACCTTTGAAACTAAAATTAAATTGAGCCTTAATCTTGATGCCCAAGAGCCAGTTTCTATTGATACTGGTGTTGGTTTCTTTGACCATATGTTGACTCTTTTTGCCAGACACAGCCGCATGTCTCTTGTGGTAAAAGCAGATGGAGACCTTCATGTGGATAGTCACCACACGGTTGAAGATGTTGGAATTGTGCTAGGTCAAGCATTGAAAGAAGCTTTGGGAGATAAGTCTGGTATCAATCGCTACGGAACGTCATTTGTGCCAATGGATGAAACACTTGGAATGGCAAGCCTTGATTTGTCAGGACGTAGCTACCTTGTTTTTGATTGTGAGTTCGATAATCCAAAACTTGGCAACTTTGATACAGAGCTCGTAGAAGAATTCTTCCAAGCCTTTGCTTTTAATGTTCAAATGAATCTGCATTTGAAGATTTTACATGGCAAAAATAACCACCACAAATCAGAAAGTTTGTTCAAAGCAACTGGCCGAGCTCTTCGTGAAGCTATTGCCATTAACCCAGAAATTCACGGGGTTAATTCAACAAAAGGTTTGTTGTAA
- the hisH gene encoding imidazole glycerol phosphate synthase subunit HisH, whose amino-acid sequence MIIVIDYDAGNTTNVLRALKKIGVQAELSSDPTKILAARGFILPGVGAYPAAMAELTKRGLVPVIKEAVAKGAPLLGICLGMQVLTEVGLEHQETKGLGFIPGVCREIKATKNMPVPHMGWNNLTVKHETPLTEELEGQSVYFVHSYFTDVPKEYIDVTADYGIDVPAMIHKDNVYGAQFHPEKSGDVGLGILKKFIALCEK is encoded by the coding sequence ATGATTATTGTAATTGATTATGATGCAGGAAATACTACTAATGTCTTAAGGGCTTTGAAAAAAATTGGTGTTCAGGCTGAATTATCCAGTGACCCGACAAAAATTTTAGCAGCTAGAGGTTTTATACTACCTGGTGTTGGAGCGTATCCAGCTGCCATGGCCGAGCTGACTAAGCGTGGTTTGGTTCCAGTAATTAAAGAAGCAGTTGCTAAAGGAGCACCGCTACTTGGTATTTGTCTTGGAATGCAAGTCTTGACAGAAGTTGGTTTAGAACATCAAGAAACAAAAGGACTTGGTTTTATTCCGGGCGTTTGTAGAGAAATCAAAGCAACCAAAAACATGCCAGTGCCTCACATGGGCTGGAATAATTTGACAGTCAAACATGAAACTCCTTTAACGGAAGAACTTGAAGGACAGTCTGTTTATTTTGTTCACAGTTATTTTACAGATGTTCCAAAAGAATACATCGATGTGACTGCAGATTATGGCATTGATGTGCCAGCTATGATTCACAAGGACAATGTTTATGGCGCCCAGTTCCACCCTGAAAAATCTGGTGATGTGGGCTTAGGAATTTTAAAAAAATTTATTGCACTGTGTGAGAAATAA
- the gyrB gene encoding DNA topoisomerase (ATP-hydrolyzing) subunit B: MTEENKNLAELAKEYDASQIQVLEGLEAVRMRPGMYIGSTSKEGLHHLVWEIVDNSIDEALAGFATHIEVFIEKDNSITVVDDGRGIPVDIQEKTGRPAVETVFTVLHAGGKFGGGGYKVSGGLHGVGSSVVNALSTQLDVSVYRDGKIHYQKYRRGHVVDDLKVIGDTDRHGTTVHFTPDGEIFTETIVFDFDKLAKRIQELAFLNRGLRISITDKREGIEQEQHYHYEGGISSYVEFINENKDVIFDKPIYTDGEMDGISVEVAMQYTTGYHETVMSFANNIHTHEGGTHEQGFRTALTRVINDYARQNKLLKEKDDNLTGDDVREGLTAVISVKHPNPQFEGQTKTKLGNSEVVKITNRLFSDAFGRFLLENPQIAKKIVEKGILASKARIAAKRAREVTRKKSGLEISNLPGKLADCSSNDATMNELFIVEGDSAGGSAKSGRDREHQAILPIRGKILNVEKASMDKILANEEIRSLFTAMGTGFGADFDVTKARYHKLVIMTDADVDGAHIRTLLLTLIYRFMRPVLEAGYVYIAQPPIYGVKVGSEIKEYIQPGANQEVELQAAIERYSNGRSKPSVQRYKGLGEMDDHQLWATTMDPENRLMARVSVDDAAEADKIFDMLMGDKVEPRREFIEENAVYSTLDI, translated from the coding sequence ATGACGGAAGAAAATAAAAATTTAGCAGAATTAGCGAAAGAGTACGACGCCAGTCAGATTCAGGTCCTAGAGGGACTTGAAGCTGTACGTATGCGCCCAGGGATGTATATCGGTTCAACCTCAAAAGAAGGATTGCACCACTTGGTCTGGGAAATTGTCGATAACTCAATCGATGAAGCCTTGGCAGGATTTGCCACGCACATTGAGGTTTTCATCGAGAAAGATAATTCGATTACAGTTGTCGATGATGGGCGTGGTATTCCAGTCGATATTCAAGAAAAAACAGGTCGTCCAGCCGTTGAAACGGTCTTTACAGTATTGCACGCCGGTGGTAAATTCGGCGGTGGCGGTTATAAAGTATCAGGTGGTCTCCACGGGGTAGGTTCATCTGTTGTTAACGCTCTATCAACACAATTGGATGTGTCTGTTTATCGTGATGGAAAAATCCATTATCAAAAATATCGCCGTGGTCATGTTGTTGACGATTTGAAAGTTATTGGTGACACAGACCGTCACGGTACAACTGTTCACTTCACTCCAGATGGCGAAATCTTTACAGAAACAATAGTATTTGATTTTGATAAATTAGCTAAACGTATTCAGGAACTTGCTTTCTTGAACCGCGGTTTGCGTATTTCAATCACTGACAAACGTGAAGGTATTGAACAAGAACAACATTATCACTACGAAGGTGGTATCTCAAGTTACGTTGAATTTATCAACGAAAACAAAGATGTTATCTTTGATAAACCTATTTATACTGATGGTGAAATGGATGGTATTTCAGTTGAAGTTGCCATGCAATATACAACTGGTTACCACGAGACAGTGATGAGCTTTGCCAATAACATTCACACTCATGAAGGTGGTACACACGAACAAGGTTTCCGTACAGCTTTGACACGTGTGATTAACGATTATGCTCGTCAAAATAAATTGCTTAAAGAAAAAGACGATAATCTAACTGGCGACGATGTTCGTGAAGGTTTGACAGCAGTTATCTCTGTTAAACATCCAAACCCACAATTTGAAGGTCAAACCAAAACAAAACTTGGAAACTCAGAAGTTGTCAAAATTACTAACCGTTTATTTAGCGATGCATTTGGACGTTTCTTGTTAGAAAATCCTCAAATTGCTAAGAAAATCGTTGAAAAAGGAATTCTTGCTTCTAAAGCACGTATTGCTGCGAAACGTGCACGTGAGGTAACACGTAAAAAATCAGGTCTTGAAATTTCAAACTTGCCTGGTAAATTGGCAGACTGTTCTTCAAACGACGCAACAATGAACGAATTGTTCATCGTCGAAGGGGATTCTGCGGGTGGTTCTGCAAAATCAGGACGTGACCGCGAGCACCAAGCAATTCTACCAATTCGTGGTAAAATCTTGAACGTTGAAAAAGCAAGTATGGATAAAATCCTTGCTAACGAAGAAATTCGTAGCTTGTTTACAGCAATGGGAACAGGTTTTGGAGCTGATTTTGATGTGACCAAAGCTCGTTACCACAAACTAGTTATCATGACCGATGCCGATGTCGATGGAGCACACATTCGTACTTTGCTTCTGACATTGATTTATCGCTTCATGCGTCCTGTATTGGAAGCAGGATACGTATACATCGCACAACCACCAATTTACGGTGTTAAAGTGGGTAGTGAAATTAAAGAATACATCCAACCTGGTGCTAATCAGGAAGTTGAACTACAAGCGGCAATTGAGCGCTACAGCAATGGTCGTTCAAAACCATCTGTTCAACGTTACAAAGGTCTTGGTGAAATGGATGACCACCAACTCTGGGCAACAACAATGGATCCAGAAAATCGCTTAATGGCGCGTGTATCTGTTGATGATGCTGCCGAAGCAGATAAGATTTTTGATATGCTTATGGGAGATAAGGTTGAACCACGTCGTGAGTTCATTGAAGAAAATGCGGTTTACAGTACGCTTGATATTTAA
- the serB gene encoding phosphoserine phosphatase SerB has translation MTKVKGLLVMDVDSTLIQEEGIDLLGEEAGVGTKIADITARAMNGELDFKQALDERVGLLKGLPETIFDKVLARMHFTNGAEKLVAELHHRGYKVAVVSGGFHETVDVLAKRIGIDYVKANRLEVKDGLLTGKVLSDVVTKDVKKASLIEWAAENGLDLSQTIAMGDGANDLPMIKTAGIGIAFCAKPVVRKEAPYQINEANLYKVIDILDSQSR, from the coding sequence ATGACTAAAGTAAAAGGATTGCTAGTGATGGATGTAGATTCTACACTCATCCAAGAAGAAGGAATTGACTTGCTTGGTGAAGAAGCAGGTGTTGGTACAAAGATTGCTGATATTACAGCGCGTGCTATGAATGGTGAGCTAGATTTCAAACAAGCTTTGGATGAACGTGTGGGTCTCCTAAAAGGCTTGCCAGAGACGATTTTTGATAAAGTTTTAGCTCGCATGCATTTTACAAATGGGGCTGAAAAATTGGTGGCTGAACTTCATCATCGTGGTTATAAAGTTGCCGTGGTATCAGGTGGTTTTCATGAAACTGTTGATGTCTTGGCTAAGCGCATCGGTATTGATTATGTTAAAGCTAATCGTTTAGAAGTTAAAGATGGACTTTTGACAGGAAAAGTGCTTAGTGATGTGGTTACCAAAGATGTTAAAAAAGCAAGCCTTATTGAATGGGCAGCTGAAAATGGCTTAGACTTAAGTCAAACCATTGCTATGGGAGATGGAGCTAATGACCTTCCAATGATTAAAACAGCTGGTATCGGAATTGCCTTTTGTGCCAAACCAGTTGTGCGAAAAGAAGCCCCTTACCAAATTAATGAAGCAAATTTGTATAAAGTGATTGATATTTTAGATAGTCAAAGCAGATAG
- the hisG gene encoding ATP phosphoribosyltransferase — MENQITIALTKGRIKKDTVKLLEKAGFDMSFMADKGRNLIFESPDKKFRFLLVKAPDVTTYVRHGVADLGVVGKDLLIEHPIGYLEMLDLNFGLCKFSVASTDAYKPHDHKRKRIATKYPTIATDYFNKKGEDVEIISIQGSVEIAPVIGLADAIVDIVETGNTLVANGLKVYEDICRISARLIVNKAALKNNPEIMPFIQKLESIVGNEEVAFK; from the coding sequence ATGGAAAATCAAATTACGATTGCTTTGACCAAAGGACGTATTAAAAAAGATACCGTAAAACTTTTGGAAAAAGCTGGTTTTGACATGTCTTTTATGGCGGATAAGGGACGTAACCTAATTTTTGAAAGTCCGGACAAGAAATTCCGCTTTTTGCTTGTTAAGGCACCCGATGTGACAACTTATGTTCGACATGGTGTTGCTGATCTTGGAGTTGTCGGAAAAGACTTGCTTATTGAGCATCCGATAGGTTACCTTGAAATGCTTGATTTGAATTTTGGGTTGTGTAAGTTTTCTGTTGCTTCAACGGACGCTTACAAACCGCATGATCACAAGCGCAAGCGTATTGCCACAAAATATCCAACAATTGCTACTGATTATTTTAATAAAAAAGGCGAAGATGTTGAAATTATTTCAATTCAAGGAAGTGTCGAAATTGCTCCAGTTATCGGCTTAGCGGATGCTATTGTTGATATCGTAGAAACAGGAAATACTTTGGTTGCCAATGGTCTCAAGGTTTATGAAGACATTTGTCGTATATCAGCTCGTCTGATTGTCAATAAGGCAGCTTTGAAAAATAATCCAGAAATCATGCCATTTATCCAAAAATTGGAAAGTATCGTTGGAAATGAGGAGGTAGCTTTTAAATGA